From Arthrobacter sp. FW306-2-2C-D06B, a single genomic window includes:
- the pstS gene encoding phosphate ABC transporter substrate-binding protein PstS: MKATRFGRNAAIAVLAVGALALTACGSDNATNAPAATQSSAGVKVTGTLTGIGASSTGAAMDAWKAAFASSNPGATVQYSPDGSGAGRKAIIDGSAQFAGSDAYLTDAELASSKTKCGTDGAINIPVYISPIAVAFNIPNVKDLKLDADTVAKIFRGQITNWNDPAIAGLNAGVTLPDLKVTPVNRSDDSGTTQNFTDYLAAAAPSVWTDKAAGVWPASLKGENAKGTSGVVKTVTDTPGAVTYADDSYVSGKLGTAQIKVGSDFVKISADAAAKAAELGKPVAGRAANDLSIKLDRTTTAAGVYPVVLVSYHVVCTTYDKKETADLVKAFESYVVSDAGQQAAAGAAKSAPLSKALQDKAKAAVDSIKAKA; encoded by the coding sequence GTGAAGGCAACTCGCTTCGGCCGCAACGCGGCAATCGCGGTCCTCGCAGTCGGCGCACTTGCGCTGACCGCTTGCGGTTCGGATAACGCAACCAACGCCCCGGCGGCAACCCAGTCTTCCGCGGGCGTCAAGGTCACCGGCACCCTGACCGGCATTGGCGCCTCCTCGACCGGCGCGGCCATGGACGCTTGGAAGGCCGCATTTGCGTCCTCCAACCCCGGCGCAACCGTGCAGTACTCCCCGGATGGTTCCGGCGCGGGCCGCAAGGCAATCATCGACGGTTCGGCCCAGTTCGCCGGCTCCGACGCATACCTGACCGACGCTGAGCTCGCCAGCTCCAAGACCAAGTGCGGCACCGACGGTGCCATCAATATCCCGGTCTACATCTCCCCGATCGCTGTCGCCTTCAACATCCCCAACGTCAAGGACTTGAAGCTCGACGCCGACACGGTTGCGAAGATCTTCCGCGGCCAGATCACCAACTGGAACGATCCCGCTATCGCGGGCCTGAACGCCGGCGTCACGCTTCCGGACCTCAAGGTCACCCCGGTCAACCGCTCTGACGACTCTGGCACCACCCAGAACTTCACCGACTACCTGGCTGCCGCCGCTCCCTCGGTCTGGACCGACAAGGCTGCTGGAGTTTGGCCGGCATCCCTGAAGGGCGAGAACGCCAAGGGCACCTCCGGCGTCGTCAAGACCGTTACCGACACCCCGGGTGCCGTGACCTACGCCGACGACTCGTACGTCTCCGGCAAGCTTGGCACCGCTCAGATCAAGGTTGGCTCGGACTTCGTCAAGATCTCCGCTGACGCCGCAGCCAAGGCTGCCGAACTCGGCAAGCCCGTTGCTGGCCGCGCAGCCAACGACCTCTCCATCAAGCTCGACCGCACGACCACAGCTGCCGGCGTATACCCGGTTGTCCTCGTTTCCTACCACGTCGTCTGCACCACCTACGACAAGAAGGAAACCGCTGACCTGGTCAAGGCATTCGAGAGCTACGTAGTCTCCGACGCCGGCCAGCAGGCTGCCGCCGGTGCCGCCAAGTCCGCACCGCTCTCCAAGGCTCTGCAGGACAAGGCGAAGGCCGCTGTTGACTCCATCAAGGCCAAGGCCTAA
- the pstC gene encoding phosphate ABC transporter permease subunit PstC yields MTTNSLTTSQGAGRTGDKVFSGATLAAGCLILVVLFGVALFLVVQAIPALVAPAADIQGGHGFFAYIGPIVVGTLIAAVIALVIATPVAIGVALFISHYAPRRLASGLGYVVDLLAAIPSVVYGAWGAAFLAPQISPAYTWLATNLGWLPIFQGPASATGKTILTASIVLSVMVLPIITSLAREIFLQTPKLHEEAALALGATRWEMIKMAVLPFGRPGIVSAIMLGLGRALGETMAVALVLSSGVLTASLIQSGNQTIAAEIALNFPEASGVKVNTLIAAGLVLFVITLGVNMVARWIITRHKEFSGAN; encoded by the coding sequence GTGACCACCAACTCCTTGACCACTTCCCAAGGTGCCGGGCGCACCGGGGACAAGGTCTTCTCCGGAGCCACCCTGGCCGCAGGATGCCTGATCCTCGTGGTCCTCTTCGGCGTCGCACTTTTCCTTGTAGTCCAGGCCATTCCGGCGCTAGTGGCTCCGGCCGCGGACATCCAAGGCGGCCACGGCTTCTTCGCTTACATCGGCCCGATCGTGGTGGGGACCCTGATTGCCGCCGTCATCGCGCTTGTGATCGCTACCCCCGTTGCCATCGGCGTCGCGCTGTTCATCTCGCACTACGCGCCCCGCAGGCTCGCCTCCGGTCTCGGATACGTAGTTGACCTCCTGGCTGCCATTCCTTCCGTGGTTTACGGCGCATGGGGCGCCGCCTTCCTTGCCCCGCAGATTTCGCCCGCCTACACTTGGCTGGCCACCAACTTGGGGTGGTTGCCGATCTTCCAGGGGCCGGCGTCGGCTACTGGCAAAACCATCTTGACCGCAAGCATCGTCCTCTCCGTGATGGTTCTGCCGATCATCACGTCCCTGGCGCGTGAAATCTTCCTGCAGACCCCGAAGCTCCACGAGGAAGCCGCTCTGGCCCTCGGAGCGACCCGCTGGGAAATGATCAAGATGGCTGTCCTGCCGTTCGGCCGGCCGGGCATCGTCAGCGCCATCATGCTGGGCCTCGGCCGCGCTCTCGGCGAGACCATGGCTGTAGCGCTGGTGCTGTCCTCCGGCGTATTGACCGCGAGCCTGATCCAGTCCGGCAACCAGACCATTGCCGCCGAGATCGCCTTGAACTTCCCTGAAGCCAGCGGGGTCAAGGTCAATACTTTGATCGCTGCCGGATTGGTATTGTTCGTCATCACCCTGGGTGTCAACATGGTTGCACGCTGGATCATCACCAGGCACAAAGAATTCTCGGGAGCCAACTAA